ggcacCTTCACAAGTGGTGTTTGGGTCTCTGTTCCAGAAGGCAGCACTGATATTTCATGAGCCTCTCCCAGGCGTCCTGAAGTGCAAGAAGAATGATCCTTGTGGGCTGTTTTGGCCTTCTCTGGAAGCAGTTGGAAAAGGGCAGCAGCCCCTCATTAAAACTCATTTAATGAGCTGGAAAGTCACTGCAATGTTCCTGTGGCAGCCCTTGGACTCAGCCTCTTGAGCCAGCCAAGAGCATTCACAACCTCAGTGAAGGAGGCCAAGTTTGTTTAGTCACCACTTTCCCAGCCGTGGATGATACCAGGGTGGCAAACCTGTGCTCCTTATCTTTTTGGCAAAGGATAGTaaagccacaggaaaaaaaaaataattcttgtcCAGCCCTTCCTCTTTGCCACTGTAGTTTGTGTTTCCTGTGACAAACACAGCACATGCATGTACATGGTCTGATTAGGCAACCTGGGGTAAGCATGAATTTGGAAACAAATCTGATCAATATTTGGGGAGGTTTAGAAATTTTAGATAATTAGACTTATCTCAATCAAAGGCTATGAAACTCTCAGTGTGCTctgtcttttctccttttccccatggaggaaggaaagggattttgggatgttAACTCAGGCTGAGGGCATAGAATATCTGCCCTCACATTCCTCTTGAAATATCcaattgttttctgtttccGTGAATTCTCTGCGTAGTGAGCTCATTATGCAAGAAGCAAATCTAAATGTCACATCTGTGCTGTGTTTCCTAATGGACATGGATATCACTGAGAAGGTCCAAGTGCCTCTGAAACCCTCATTGCCAGGCTCTGAGCCAAAAAAATGAGCCAGATCacaaagatttttatttctaagaCAGTCCTGCTGTCATTAGCTCTCCTCacaaagatttttatttctagGACAGTCCTGCTGTCATTAGTTCTCCTGCCTCAGGCCAAAGTGAAGCTGCTTTTGTGTGGTTTAAAGTGGGAATCTCTCTCCAACCTGGCTCTTCCCAGCTGGATGTgagcacagcccctgtgctcAAACCCTCATCTTTGGAAGGTGTTCATCATCCTGCCTCTGTTCCATGGGATTTGGGAGGAACTGAACATGCTCCAGGAATTGTTATTCCAGTACTGAAatgctggttttatttctcagatATTCTACGTGGCCTCTTTTCTCTACACTGTCAACTACACCTGGCACCTGTACATGGACCTCAAGGTGAAATACAACCAGAACCTCTTCAGGGTGCCTCCCCAGGTGAGTGGGACTGGTGTAAAGGCTGGGAACCCAGGGACAAGGACACAACACTCATGAAAAACCTCCCTGCATTGCAGGCTGAGCAAATACTTCACACACCCCGTGACCAAAATCTCTCCTTGCAGTTAATTCCTCCCTCCCACCCAAACAGGGAGGcaccacccctgccatggccaggctgGGGAATACCCCAGCAGTTCCTGCAAGATGGCACATTCCTTATGCAGCTCTTCCCAGCAAACCCATCAGCCCTACACAGCTTCCCCAGACATTTGCTGTGCACAGCAAACTTTGTATCCCAGATATTCCATCTGGAatttcaggagcagcaggctgggcagatCCCCCTCAGCTGCTGAAATGCCCTGGGGAAGATGATTCCTGTGAACCAGGGGCTGTGCAGAAATAACTTAATTAAGATTTTTGGATTTTGCAGGTTGTAGATTATGCAAGTTGTGTTGGCAGAATAGCAACGATCTTGTCAAGGTAAGATTTCAttctccctggcacagggtgtggGTTTGGTAAGAGTTAATTCTTCCTGGTGGGAGAGTGTGGATTTGGCAAACTGCTTCCTACTTGTTTCGAAGCAAGGTTTACTAAAAAAGCTGTAAAGCTCATCATTAAGAGCAGAGTGACCTCATGAAAGCAGAGTCAGAGGGTTTTTTCAACCAAGTTAATGATAACTTTATTAACTGGATGTGATTTTCCAGAAGGTTTCCCTTTACCAATGATTAGCCCTCACAAATGAAAGCCCCGACACTGGTAAAGCTGATAAAATACTTTTCCAGAGCAGTGCcaataaaaacaactttaaGGTCCTCTGTAGTGATGGGAGAAAAACCAAGCAGTGCCCAAGTGGAGCAGTGCAATAACCCATGGCTGtgctctcctttctcctctcaGCCTGATCCCTTTCCTCCTCATGGTGCCGGTGTTTTGCCTGGGCAACAGCAGTAATTGCTACCAGAACTTCAGCCAGAAGCACGGGTGAGCTTCCTCCCTCGCTCTGGCAcggccccagggctgctgtgcaggggtgggcaggagctcaggctgtcccctgtgtccccaggtgtctcCTGATGCACACGGAGGTGGCCGAGCCCCCCAGCGAGCCGCAGGGCCTGAGCGGCTCCGTTTGCCGCGCCATGCATTTCTACGGCATCGGCGTCTTCCTCGTCTCCTTCCTCATCAGCTTCCTGGCCATCCTGGTAAGGCTGGTCCTTGTGGAGCCCTTGGGTGGCTCCAGGGGTTgggaaatcatggaatggtttgggtgggaaggcaTCTTTAAGCTCATCCAGTGTCGCTCTCTGCCATGGGCTGGAACCCTTTCCACTGtctcaggttgctccaagccccgtccaacctggccttggacatttccaaggatggagcagccacagcttctccttccccttctctgGGAAGGATTTcctcccaatatcccatctaacccttcTCTCAGTTTTCAATCCTTTCCCCCCTATCTGCTCACTCCATGTTCTTGGTAAATAAGGCAGGGGAATAACTGTGTGGTGCTGCTTCCCTTTTGGAAGGGGTGGTAGGGAAGGGAAAATACCACTGTGCCACCAGATAAATCCATCTGGAGTCCTGTGTTCTGTCTACCCATCCCAGAAATATTTAGCAGGATTTCAAAGGCTTGGAGCTTGGCAGAAGAGATCACCTTCTGCATGGGTCAGCAAGAGGTGATTAatggttggactccatgatcaaagagatcttttccagcctaaacagTTTAATAATTCTAAAATAAATTCAGAGTCTTCAGTTTAGAAAAAGCCACATGCAAAGCAACACCTCCCACAGGATTTCAGTGCTGTGTGAAAAGGCTGGATAGACTGGGATCCATCCTGGATGAACCCAGCAGATCACAGCCTGTACAGTAACATTTGCCTGTTCTTTTCCAGGTTATCCTGAGTCAGGCCCGAGGGCTGTACAAGAGGTTTGTGAACTCCACAGGATTCCTGGGGGATCAGCAGTGGGCCATGATTAAGATGGTGGAACAACGGGTGGTTTTTTACCCCGTTGccttcttctgctgctgggccCCAGGTGAGCAGAGAGTTCCTCCCACAGCATCCCCCTGTGGAACCCCAGAGAGGTGGGGTTAACTTCACCCTCTCATCCATCCCTTTCCACAGCTGTCCTCCTTGGAATGCTGAAACTGACTGCTTCAACAACCAGCAAAATCTACATGGCTCTGCTGATCCTGCAGGTAAATGtctgcccctgcagcctcctgcctTCTCACCCTGAGTGTCCTGCCCTGcatccctgctggctgcagctggacaAGGATCTCTGCTGAGTGAGCCCACGTCTGATTTGTGCTTTTGCTTTGCAAAGATcttggtttggtggtttttgttttccacAGGCTTGAAAAGGTCTCAGTACCCAAAATCCCAGCACCACAACAGTTTAGTGGTGAACAGGGTGCTGGGTGGATGTTTGGACTTGGTgacctcagaggtcttttccaacctcaccGATTCTGTGGTCATGGAAATTGTGGCAAATAGGACTAGAAAGGATCCCCAGaaattggtttggttttccctATGTCCCTTAATGTGATTCCTTAATAACACTTgtccagctccttcctgtgcCTGAGGCAGAAGTTAGACATTTTATTAAAtgatataattattatatataaacatatttaatatatattctGTATTTGTATAGCATTTATATATTCCTTAAACATTTATTAAAACAACAGCACAGTTTCTCTATCACACGGAAGATAACACCCTGCTGGGAGGGGGAGCTTTTCCAGGCATCCCTGATTCCCCCGTGCTCTCTCCCAGGCTCTCACGGCAGCTTCCCAGGGGCTCCTGAACTGCCTGGTGTACGGCTGGACCCAGCACGCCTTCCTGGCCCTGAAGAGCGGCTCCCGGCGGGACGTGGACACGCAGACCCCGCTCCTGCGCTCCCAGAAGAAATTCtactccagcacagcccccgcCGGCCCGCAGGACACCGCGGGCTCCTCCTCCACCCTGCTCTGatgctgccctgcctgcagggagaggcagaatccttccttctcctccttctccagagCCGGGGTGGAACTGTCCCTCGGGCCCGAGCCCCAGGCGCTCAGTGGACATAGTAATTTATTTGATGGATTCTTTCAGCGTGGTAAATCTTTAGTCCAGACTTTCTCCTCCTGGAAATATCCCTAGAAATGCAGCAAACCACACGGAAAGGCTCAGAGATCTGGTCCAGCTCCACGGAGGTTGAGCAGAGGCTGTTTTACTATGTTTTATTTCTCCAAGTCGTTGCCTTTGCAAATtaacaaaaagcaaaatgaggtgttttttttttttaattcactctAACCATGAGAATTTGCACCACCCGAAGAACCAATTGCAGGGAGTGAAGAATTGCAAAGGACAAAACCTGCCTGGAATTTTTGcacatttccctttccttcttcctgcCAATTCCTGCTCAGCCACAATA
The Passer domesticus isolate bPasDom1 chromosome 17, bPasDom1.hap1, whole genome shotgun sequence DNA segment above includes these coding regions:
- the TMEM116 gene encoding LOW QUALITY PROTEIN: transmembrane protein 116 (The sequence of the model RefSeq protein was modified relative to this genomic sequence to represent the inferred CDS: inserted 2 bases in 1 codon), which translates into the protein MRGTPVPGTPLPLFAQGSCPLSPSLPPGAPRSRPRRRGPGAVRPRGGARAVPAAPERCGGXVAVPMALPAEADRLDGGWQEVYSALQWIQFTMAMLSVVGSSSIIAYAVFQNAVRSPEVRPLFYLSLSDLLLGMCWLAGALLYSSPTSQQDLICYNLQATGQIFYVASFLYTVNYTWHLYMDLKVKYNQNLFRVPPQVVDYASCVGRIATILSSLIPFLLMVPVFCLGNSSNCYQNFSQKHGCLLMHTEVAEPPSEPQGLSGSVCRAMHFYGIGVFLVSFLISFLAILVILSQARGLYKRFVNSTGFLGDQQWAMIKMVEQRVVFYPVAFFCCWAPAVLLGMLKLTASTTSKIYMALLILQALTAASQGLLNCLVYGWTQHAFLALKSGSRRDVDTQTPLLRSQKKFYSSTAPAGPQDTAGSSSTLL